Genomic DNA from Entomoplasma freundtii:
ATACCAATCCTTTCGGAGCAGCCTTATTAGCCGGAATCTTCCTCTTTGCGCTGGCTTTGGGAGTTCATCAAGGGTTTATTCCTATTTACTTTGCCTTAATTGATAGTACTGGTGTAAATGGGCTATTTCCAATTATGGCTATGGGTGGAGTCGCCCAAGTTGGTGTTGCTTTAGGTTTATGAGTGTTAGCTGGTAAGGGTTCAATTTTGCGAAAACAAATTTCGGGAGCTATTTTGCCTGGTTTCCTTGGAATCGGTGAACCGTTAATTTATGGAATCTCGTTGCCACGCGTTAAACCGTTTATCTTGTCATGTATTGGTGCTGCTTGTGGTGGATTTATCATGGGTGCCCTTAATACTTGAGGAGGTCTTGGGATTGGGATGAATGCCGCCACAGGACCTGGTGGTTTGGTTGCTGCCATCACCATGACAACAATTGATGGCAATGCAGTTAAAGGAATGTTAGTTTATTTAGCGGTTGTCTTTATTGTTTACGGAATTGGGTTTGCCATTTGTATTCTGGGTTATTCGCGTTGATCTCGTAATGGGGTAGCAAAAACGAAACTTTATCTTAGTGATTGTAAAGTGTCGCTAAAAGAAGCGGAAGCTAAAAAAGCAAAAGCAAAAATTATTGGGAAAATGGTCGGTCATATTAGTTTATATATTTCCGTCGTTGGTTGATTAGTGCTTTGAACCACTAGTTATGCCCGTTTATCTATGGAAGCTAAACAAGAATTAAAAGATTATCAAGTTGTTTAGGAAAATAATTTAAAAAGAGAGGAAATATTATGGGAAGTATTGATTTACAAAAAATAAACACCGAGGCGCAAAATGGACTGACACATCATTTAGAAACCAAAACAACTCCCGAAATTTTAACTTTAATAAATAATGAAGATCAAAAAATCGCTAAAGCCATTGCCAAAGAAATTCCGACAATTACTAAGGCAACTGATTTATGCTACGAAACCTTAAAAAACCAAGGCCGAATCTTCTATATTGGTGCTGGATCATCCGGTCGGATTGGAGTTTTAGATGCAAGTGAAATGTTGCCAACTTATGGAGTCAAAGATGCTTTCTGCGGAATAATTGCTGGTGGTGATTTAGCCTTGCGTTTACCAATTGAGGGCGCTGAAGATGACTTTGAACAAGCCAAGGTAGATTTAAAGGCACATAATTTCCAACCAAATGATTTAGTCTTTGCAATTGGGGCTTCAGGAAGAACGCCTTATTGTTTGGGAGCTCTTGATTATGGTCACCAAATTGGTGCCAAAACCATTAGTTTGGCAATGACTAGTGAACCAGAATTTAAAGCAGTTAGTGATTTGTCAATTGCCATAATTAGTGGTCCAGAGGTGGTGACTGGTTCAACAAGAATGAAGGCTGGAACAGCTACTAAAATGGTGCTGAATATGATTTCAACAACCACCATGATTAAAATGGGCAAAGTTTACGATAACCTCATGGTCGAAGTTCAGGCTACTAACAAAAAGTTGGAAGAACGTTGTTTCCAAATTGTCAAAAAAATCACTCAAGCTACGGATGAAATAGTAATGACTGCCCTACAAGATTCGCAAATGAATGCGAAGGTGGCTTGTCTAATGATTTTAGGAAATCATTCCGCCGAAAAAGCTCAGGAATTATTAATAATTAATCCTCTTTTAGGTGACTATTTAAACTAATGAACTTATTTTGATTGATTCCTATCCTCATTCTCATTGGTTTTTTTGTCTCACTTCTCGGATCAATTTCAGGAGTAGGAGGCGGGGTTCTCTTTATCCCCCTCCTTTTACTTTTATTTCCCAATCGTGATTTTGCAGAATTAAAATTTGTTTCCACCTTATTAGTCTTTACAACGGCTTTATTTAATGTTGGTTTTGCAGCAATCAAACGGCAAGTTTCTTGGAAACTTAGTCTTTTTATTGTCTGCTTAAGTATTCCCTTTATTTTCCTTGGCCTTTATTTAGCGAGTTTATTGAATCCAAAATGAACGCAATTAGTGGTGTTAATTATTTTGGTAATTGTCACTTTTCTCCTTATGTTTAAAGATTTTATTAAGCGAAAACCAAAAACTCTAAATGTCAATCATTGGTGGTATCTTAAGTTGCCAGGCGGTGAAACCGTTAACCTTTTGGCAATTGGTTTTATTGTTTTTAGTGGATGTTTTGTAACCACTTTATCAGGTATGGGCGGTGGCCCATTGATTATGCCTCTATTAGTGTTGCTTTGTGCCTTAACTTTTAAACAAGCGGCGCCAATCTCACACTTAATGATTGCGATTGCTACAGGAATAAATTTGCTTTTCTCTTACAAGATGTTTGGTCATGGTGAGTTGAACCTAACAATTACATTGCCAATGCTCGTCGGTAGTCTTGGAGGAACAATACTGGCTTTCTTTATCAAAGATAAAATCAAAAACGAAAAAATTATTAAATGGCTTTTGATTATCTTAATTTGATGTTCAATTATTAAAATGCTAATTGATTGAATTAGTCTACTATAAAAAACTTAAGAGACACGTTTGCACCTTAAGGGTACCCATAATTTTCCTAGTTAATCATTGCAATTGAACTTAAATTTCAAAAGTTTTATTAATAACACCAGAAGAATAATAGTCCCCCAATATTTAAAAAATCACCCCTATGGTGATTTTTTTAATGTTTTTTTAAAGTCTATTATATTATTTTTAATTAAACACTAAATTTAAGCAACAAAAAACCAAAGTCCTCTGCGGAATAAGGTTTCGTATTTTAAGTTTTAATTTTTTAACCAAAGATTTGTTTTGATAACTTAGCCATTATTATCGATAGTTTTAAAATCGAAGTGGTGAAAGAAAAAGGTCTAGAAAATGGATACAGTCAAAGCAATTCAAAATTTTGCTAAATTAGATAATCAAAGTAGCTTTTGTACAATTGCCAATTACATTCTTTTAAACATTGATGATATTAAGGATATTACCATTACCAAATTGGGTGAAAAAACTCATACTTCAGCAGCTACCATTACGCGGTTTTGTAAAGCCTTAGGTTTTGATGGTTTTAAAAATTTTAAATTTTTTTTAATTTGAGAAAGAGATAGTTTTCTCAAAAATGTAAGAAATTTACCAGCTAATAGTAATTATCAAGATTGTGGTCTTTTAGCGGCTTTACAAAAAAACATGCAAACTTATTTAACCCAGCAAGAGTCATTTAGAAAAGCAGCCCAAGTAATTAATATGTCATCGAAAATTTACATCTATGGCATGGGTGGTAATGTCAACCTAATTCGTATTTTTCATAATTATTTAACGAGGTTGAATATCCAGGCCGTGTTTTTGGCAGACCGCGATGATCAAATTGCCTATTCGCATTTTGTTAATGCGGAGTCCTTGAACATCATCGTTTCCTATAAATTTCGAGATAGTCGGTGAAAAAATATTTTTGAAAATATTAGAGCAAATAAAGGTCAATGTTTGGTTATTTCCAAAAAAATAAAAAATAATCCGTATTTAAAGGCTAGTGACCTCGTGCTTGATTTTGAGTTTAGCGAAGGTTTTTTATTTTATCGAGATAATGCTGAGGTATCAATGTTAACAATTATGTTACTAATTATTGAAAGTTTAATGATTCAAACTACGGCAAAAAACACTTTGAAAAAGCAAGATGTTTTCTAAGTTAAGGTTGAAAATTTTTTCAATTGGATAAACACTTTTTTATAATTCGGGATGGCATAATCGGCTCGAAAGGAAAAAATGAAAAATCAACAAGAACAAAAAAATGTATCCCCTTTAAAAGTTTTTCGAGACAAATTAGGTATCTCCAATGGTCGCTTTTTCACAAGACTCCAATTTTTGGGTAAGGCGATGCTTTTCCCCATCATTGTTTTACCACTTGCGGCAATTTTTTTACGTTTTGGCACCCTAATGACCGATACAAGTTTAAAGGGTATTACCGAAAACAATGCCATTTGGTATATTGGCAAAATTTTGACTGCTATTGGCCAACCAGCCTTTGATAACCTCCATATTATTTTTGGAATCGGCTTAGCGTTTGGTTTAGCCAATGATCATCGCGGCGAAGCGGCTTTGGCTGGAGCAATGGCCAGTTGAGTTCTAGCTTCTTTATTAACTGAAAATAGTTTTGCTTCGTTGTTTTACAATAAAGTATTGATTTATCATTCAACATCAACTGACGATCCACTAAAAGCCTTGGAAGGATATAGTCAACTTCTATATATGATTAAAAATAATCAAGCGATTTATGCCCTGAATATTGGTGTTTTAGGAGGATTGGTTGCAGGAGGTTTTACTGCTTGAAGTTATAACAAATGACATACGATAAAAATGCCTGCTTATCTTTCATTTATTGAAGGACGTCGCTTTATCCCACTAATTAGCATTTTACTAATGGTCCCCACAAGTTTATTTTTTGCCATTATTTGGCCTTGAGTCCAATTTGCTTTGGTGAAGTTCGGTGTTGTTTTAACACAATGAGGGACTAATAATGCTGCAGCATTCGGAGTCTCATTTATTCATACATTATTCAAATCAATTTTGGTTTTATTTGGTTTGCATAACGTTTTAAACACATTTCTCTGGTTCCAATTACCATTTACGAATGTCGATGGCAGCGTTATTAATGGTGACATTCCGGCCTTTACAGCCGGAATAAAAGGATCGGGTCTTTTCCAAGTTGGTTCTTTTGCCGAAATTATGGGCGGTTACTGAGGATTATCGTTAGCAATTATTTTCTGTGCCAAGAAGGAGAATCGTAAAGAAGTAGCTTCGTTAATGTTGCCCCTTACTTTAGCTTGCTCACTAACTGGTGTTGGTGAACCATTAATCTTACCAATTTGGTATGCTTCACCATTAATCTATTTAGTCCAATCATTATTAAACTCAGTTTTTGGTGCTATTCCTGCAGCAATGGGAGTACGAGCTGGGTTTGCCTTTAGTGCGGGTTGAGTTGATTTTGTGTTATCAATCCCAACCTCATGAAAAATGGCTTCATCAAGTAGTATTCCGTGGTTGGCTAACCCTCTTTGACTTATCCCGAATGCGATTCTTACTAGTTTAGCTTACTTTGGTGTCTTTAGTCTCTTGATTCGTTATAAAGATTTGAAGACATTAGGTCGTGGAGAAAATGAGTTTGACCAATTGCAAACTAGTGATAAAAACGAAAAATCGCTAGGTTATACAAAGAAGTTACCAATAACTTCACAAGATACTTTAGCAAGTAACCTCTTCCGTTTATTGAAGGAAGATAACATTGTCAAAGTTGATAATTGTGCGACGCGTTTGCGTTTAGAGTTAAAGGATAATTCGATAATTGATGATCAGGAAATTAGTAAATTGAAAATTTATGGTTTTAAAAAAAGCGGCCCCAATTATCTCCAAATCATCATCGGTAGTGGAGTTCAAGAAGTGTCTGATGAACTAAATAGTTTGTTAAGAGAAAAAAATAAGCAAGATGTTAACCGTTAAGATTATGGCTGGTTCCATTTGTTTATTGTTTGGACTTATACTTTTTTGAAAACACCTTAGCAATAAAAGAAAACAAAACCATACTTTTACTTTTCAAAATCCGAAAAAAATTTTCCTCTTTTTGAAACAAAATATTTTTTTAATCTTTGCCTTATTTGCTTTTTTTAGCGGCGTAATTACCCTTTTATCGCTAATTGGCTAATGGTCAAAAGATTTACTAATTAACAACTAAAAATAGAAAGATGATTGAAATAATTAAAATGAATAACAAATTTCCCAAAATCACAAGAGTGACAAATTTTCGCAACCTTGGGTTAGGATTTTTCCTCCATTTCGGCCTTTATAATAAGATTGGTAAAGGTGAATGATACCAAAATATGTACCACTTAAATAGTCATGATTATTACGAAATGTTTTCACCCTTGTCACAATTAAAACTAAACCTAGATATATCAGGGATTGTTAGTCTTGCAAAAGAAAATAACTTTGGTTACCTAGTTTTAACAACCAAACATCACGATGGTTTTTGTTTCTTTGATAGCGAAGGATTATCAGAACACGATATTACGGAAACAAGTACTCAAAATGATATAATTGAGGATTTTATTACTCAATGCCGGCAAGCAAAGATTCTGCCAATCCTTTATTTTTGTACTTTGGATTGAATGTGAGATGAAAAAGGCATTCCTTTCGAAGAACAATTGACTTTAATCAATCGTGAAGTAGAAATTTTATGTAAAAAATATCCTGATTTAGGTGGCTTTTGGTTTGATGGTAACTGATCAAAAAAAGAAGCCGATTGACAAGAAGAAAAACTTTACCAATTAATTCGAAGCTATATCCCTGAAGCAATTATTGTGAATAATTCGGGGCTAACTAACGCTGGAAAAGAACAGAATAGTCACGTAGATGTTTTAACTTTTGAACAAGCTCATTTAAAGGAAATTAATTACCAAGCTTGTCAACGAGATTTAGCGGCCGAAGCTTGCCAAAGTTTTAATGATCATTGAGGTTTAGCTAATGAAGATTATAACTTCAAATCAGTAGGTGATCTCATTCTCAAGTTTGTGGAAGCTCGTAAACAAAAAGCTAACTATTTATTAAATGTTTCTTTAAATGAAAATGGCAAAATGCTACCATTACAAATTGAAACAATTAAGGTATTTGGTCAATGAGTAAAGAAATATGGGTTTATGCTTTTCGATGATTATGAAATTTTAACTATGAATAATGATGATTTTATTATTAGTACCAAAGATAACCAACACTTCGCTTTTCTTTATGATTTACCATCGGGTGGGCATGTAAAAGTAATCCAACAAGGAGGCAAAATTCAGCCACCACGTAGTTTTAATTATCCATTTGACAAAATTGATAAGATGCGGTTTTTAGATAATTTAGAAGAAATTAACTTTGACTATACTAAAGAAAATAAAAAGGAATTAATCATATCGCCAACAGCTTATAATTATGGTTTTAATACCAAAGTAAGGGTGTTGAAAATATCGTTGAATTCATAATTTTAAATTTTTATTTTAATCTATTTAAATCAAAAAACTCAATTAGAAATTGGTTAAATATAATTTCTCTAGAGGTACAAAAGTGGTGAAAATTTATTACTGCTATTAAGTTACCCAAGGAGAATTTTTATTTTGTTAAATTTAAAGTGGAAAAAAATCAAACAAACATGTCATATTCATATATTAGAAAATTATGCTTAGATTAAAATGAAAAAAACAAATAGAACCTATTGAAGATTAGATAAATATTAAACAAAAGAGTTAATATTTATTTATATTTAAGTACAAATAAATATAAATAATTATGAATAACTATTATTTCTTCTTAATAATTTTTCAACAAATTTTGATTGAACAAACAAAAAACTTCACACATCTTTAAAGGCGAAGTTTTTAATAAAAAAAATATTATAAACTTGTGAAAGTGTCTTCTTTTATTAGATTAAATAGTTTCTATTTTTTTTATTTTAATAATGTCGTTAATTATATTATTTATCTCATTTTCAAAATAATCTTTAAAACCTTCTAAAAATTCTCTATGCATCTCAGCGCTTCTATTTTCAGATATTCCTACTTTATTTTCGAACTTGTTAATTTCCTCAACATCTAAACTTGATAGAAAAAATAATATTTTAGAAAAAGTTTCATCAAATTCTTGATCAGTAGGATTGTCAATACTAAAAGTGTATTTATCGTTGTTTGAATTATTTGTTATAACAATTTCTTGCGGAGTAGATTCTAAAAAAAATAAATTATTCGACATTGTAATATTCCTTTCGTAAATTTAAGGCCTTTCTTCCGCCTTCCAATATATCCAATGATTTTTGTCTCCAATCAATATTTGCTGAAGTTTTTTCTACATCACGAAGTTGGCCAGAAAAACTATCACCAATATATGTTTTATTGTAAGGTTTAGAAATTTCTCGATAAATTATGTTTAATGGATTAGT
This window encodes:
- the murQ gene encoding N-acetylmuramic acid 6-phosphate etherase, with product MGSIDLQKINTEAQNGLTHHLETKTTPEILTLINNEDQKIAKAIAKEIPTITKATDLCYETLKNQGRIFYIGAGSSGRIGVLDASEMLPTYGVKDAFCGIIAGGDLALRLPIEGAEDDFEQAKVDLKAHNFQPNDLVFAIGASGRTPYCLGALDYGHQIGAKTISLAMTSEPEFKAVSDLSIAIISGPEVVTGSTRMKAGTATKMVLNMISTTTMIKMGKVYDNLMVEVQATNKKLEERCFQIVKKITQATDEIVMTALQDSQMNAKVACLMILGNHSAEKAQELLIINPLLGDYLN
- a CDS encoding sulfite exporter TauE/SafE family protein, which codes for MNLFWLIPILILIGFFVSLLGSISGVGGGVLFIPLLLLLFPNRDFAELKFVSTLLVFTTALFNVGFAAIKRQVSWKLSLFIVCLSIPFIFLGLYLASLLNPKWTQLVVLIILVIVTFLLMFKDFIKRKPKTLNVNHWWYLKLPGGETVNLLAIGFIVFSGCFVTTLSGMGGGPLIMPLLVLLCALTFKQAAPISHLMIAIATGINLLFSYKMFGHGELNLTITLPMLVGSLGGTILAFFIKDKIKNEKIIKWLLIILIWCSIIKMLIDWISLL
- a CDS encoding MurR/RpiR family transcriptional regulator produces the protein MDTVKAIQNFAKLDNQSSFCTIANYILLNIDDIKDITITKLGEKTHTSAATITRFCKALGFDGFKNFKFFLIWERDSFLKNVRNLPANSNYQDCGLLAALQKNMQTYLTQQESFRKAAQVINMSSKIYIYGMGGNVNLIRIFHNYLTRLNIQAVFLADRDDQIAYSHFVNAESLNIIVSYKFRDSRWKNIFENIRANKGQCLVISKKIKNNPYLKASDLVLDFEFSEGFLFYRDNAEVSMLTIMLLIIESLMIQTTAKNTLKKQDVF
- a CDS encoding PTS transporter subunit EIIC → MKNQQEQKNVSPLKVFRDKLGISNGRFFTRLQFLGKAMLFPIIVLPLAAIFLRFGTLMTDTSLKGITENNAIWYIGKILTAIGQPAFDNLHIIFGIGLAFGLANDHRGEAALAGAMASWVLASLLTENSFASLFYNKVLIYHSTSTDDPLKALEGYSQLLYMIKNNQAIYALNIGVLGGLVAGGFTAWSYNKWHTIKMPAYLSFIEGRRFIPLISILLMVPTSLFFAIIWPWVQFALVKFGVVLTQWGTNNAAAFGVSFIHTLFKSILVLFGLHNVLNTFLWFQLPFTNVDGSVINGDIPAFTAGIKGSGLFQVGSFAEIMGGYWGLSLAIIFCAKKENRKEVASLMLPLTLACSLTGVGEPLILPIWYASPLIYLVQSLLNSVFGAIPAAMGVRAGFAFSAGWVDFVLSIPTSWKMASSSSIPWLANPLWLIPNAILTSLAYFGVFSLLIRYKDLKTLGRGENEFDQLQTSDKNEKSLGYTKKLPITSQDTLASNLFRLLKEDNIVKVDNCATRLRLELKDNSIIDDQEISKLKIYGFKKSGPNYLQIIIGSGVQEVSDELNSLLREKNKQDVNR
- a CDS encoding alpha-L-fucosidase; protein product: MNNKFPKITRVTNFRNLGLGFFLHFGLYNKIGKGEWYQNMYHLNSHDYYEMFSPLSQLKLNLDISGIVSLAKENNFGYLVLTTKHHDGFCFFDSEGLSEHDITETSTQNDIIEDFITQCRQAKILPILYFCTLDWMWDEKGIPFEEQLTLINREVEILCKKYPDLGGFWFDGNWSKKEADWQEEKLYQLIRSYIPEAIIVNNSGLTNAGKEQNSHVDVLTFEQAHLKEINYQACQRDLAAEACQSFNDHWGLANEDYNFKSVGDLILKFVEARKQKANYLLNVSLNENGKMLPLQIETIKVFGQWVKKYGFMLFDDYEILTMNNDDFIISTKDNQHFAFLYDLPSGGHVKVIQQGGKIQPPRSFNYPFDKIDKMRFLDNLEEINFDYTKENKKELIISPTAYNYGFNTKVRVLKISLNS